One Glycine soja cultivar W05 chromosome 7, ASM419377v2, whole genome shotgun sequence genomic window, CCGGCGTCGTCCAGCGCGTGCATCCCATGTGAAACCTGGTCAAGTCATCCATAGCAAATCATATTGCTATTAATAgtgatccaaaaaaaatagaaaccccTTCAAAATTGGCATAGAAGTAGAAGCATTCTTTTTCCTTGACATGATTGATTGAACAATGATGTGTgagtttttgtaaattttttaataatatctttGATTTATatgaaccaaaaaaaatattccacCTCTCTCTCATTTACACAATGACCTTGGTCGTGCACGACCGGGGTCAATGTAGAAATTCTTAAATTTCCATTATACTgttgataaattattaataatagtgTTATCGAATTTCTGTGAggcaaacacaacaacacaagaCACCGACGAAAGGGTCTCATTCTCATAGTTCGAACCAACATTAGTTTTCTGTTCGGCAGTAGAAAGACTCTCGCTGGTACTTCTTTGCCGTTGTTATTTgcaaattttttagtttttagcaAACGGGTACGTCGTTGTTTGAATTGAGCAATTTGTTCAGAGAGGGGGAAAAGAAAATCGAGGTTTGGTTTTTATTTGCACTCCCAGTTTCGAAAAATTGTGTCTTTAACTTTAAATAGGGTTGGTTTGTTATTTGTGTTAGAGCTTCTGAGGGAGAATAAAAGGATGCTAGACAAGTCCATTAGAGAGATAGAAAGGGAAAGACTAGGCTTGCAGAATCAAAAGAAGTTGATTGTCGAGATTAAGAAGAACGCCAAACAAGCACAAAtggtatcattttattttatttggctTTCTTAAGTTGTTTATGTGTGAGGAGAAGTTTGTTCTTTTAAGGATTGTGATTTTGTGTAGTGGGGTGGGTGGTGTTAAGAATTAAGTTTATTTGATCAGGTATAtggattttggttatggttGATAGTTGAAATAGTACTTTGGAGTTGGGTTGAATTTGGCAGGGGGCAGTGAGAATGATGGCCAAGGATCTCATCAGGACTCGCCATCAGATTGAAAAGTTTTACAAGCTCAAATCGCAACTTTAGGGTGTTTCTTTGAGATTTCAGGTTTGTTTTTGCGCATTTTCCTTGCTCAATCAGCTCTGCAGATAAGTTAAAGATTATGTGTTTAGCATTGTACTACTGTGGTGCATATACCTTTGACATTCTGAGTTGAATGGGAAATAATAATTAACGAAGGttcagaagaagagaagaataacATGGCCTTGGTTCATACTACAGTAGTATGCATACTGTAGCAGCCTTGTTTTGtgtctttcattttcatttaatttaaccTACCTTAGATGGTTAGGGTATGTTTCAAATTAGGGATTTTATTCAATACAAGGTTATCAATGGTGGATGGCAAAAAGGCCCTGCCTTATAAACATGTCATTGTGGCTTATGGCACTGCTATAGTGGGCctcccttcacaaattgcctatggcAGAGGGGTCGAAAAATGTCACGTTATAGTGTTTTGGCAATTGGCAGTGCTATAATTGTTATTTAACAACATTGATCCTATATGAAGGGATTTTGAAATCTTAAAGGTTTTCATCTATattaaattgagattttataGTGTGTATGAGTAATTGCATTATAGCgtttaaaattgattctaaGTTGAATTTCAGACACTAAAATCCACTCAAGCAATGGGGGAGGCTACGAAAGGAATTACTAAAGCAATGGGTCAAATGAATAGGTGGACCGCGGATGAATTTGCCTTCTGTACAGAGGATGATGCAAGAGTTTGAAAGGCAGAATGACAAGATGAACTCGTGTCTGAGGTAATGGGAGATGCCATTGATGATGCTTTGGAAGGTGGTGAAGAGGAGGAAGAGACAGAAGAGCTTGTGAATCAGTTTCTTGATGAGATTGGAATTGACATCAACTCTGAGGTAATTTATCATTCTTGTTATCAGAAAAGAgctaattatatattaacaaatttgTTGTTCCCCCAGGTGGAgaagaagtaaaaataataatgacaatgatgatacatatttcttttgttaaatATGCAGCTTGTGAATGCACCTGCCACAACCTCTGTCAGCGCACCAGCAGCAAAGAACAGGGTTGCTCAAGCTGAATCAACCGCAAATGAAGACAGTGGAATATATGATGATCTACAGGCTAGGTTAAATAACTTGAGAAAAATGTGATGAGTCTGAGGAGAAGGTCTTCAACGAACCATGAAAATAATGATTGTATATGAAATTAGGATGTGTTCTAGTCTGATTTGTTTATCAGGTCTGAAGCTAACATATATATGTAAAGAGTAATGCTAAATAttacaaattgaatttcaacaaCTTTTAAACTGTGGATCTCATCTTTGCAATTGATTACCGCTCTTGCAACTtatcaaaagtttgattttgtattaataatattattcatatgaAATCCTTTGCGTTATACAGAACTATTCAAATGTATACACTAATGCTGAATACTTCAGGGATTAGTTTTGCACAAACATTTCAATGCAAAACTAGTCCATGAATTGTTTACCACTTCACCCCAACAATTTTTAATGGGGTTAACaaaatgatcctagaagaaataAATACCAGAACATAAATGAACTCATGGTAGGAAGGAAGTTTAAAATCTTATCATTCACAGAACGTACATGTGAAGAAAAGGAGGAAAGTTTTGAATTTGAGTAGTAGCTATTTCAATGGTATGGATGTAATGATCCAGGATAATCCTATCAATTCAGGAGTTAACAATGACCATGATCATACGATCATTTTCTTCCAAAGCCACTCTGCTATTTGGTGAATTCACTTTGTCAATCTGAGTGCGGCACAGTGGACAGCCAGAATGAGAGCCAAGCCACTTATCAATGCAAGAGGTGTGGAAGATGTGCCTGCAAGTGTGAAGCTTCCTTACACTTTCCTCTTCTTCAAAACTTGTCAAGCAGATAACACATTCAGTCTGGTTTGTGCCTTCTGCAGCCTTGTAATGGAAGGTAATTGAATGAGACTCTAAACTCATGCAAGGAGAGAACTTATCATCAAAAGATAAGCCTGCTGGAGGAAGGGATCGCGTGTGATTGGTATTAATGCACCATCCGAGCATGGTGAGAGTGAAAAATGTGAAAGAAATTACCAGTGTTCCAGTTATGAGAAGCCAAGGATAGAGTTCCATTCCTCTTATGGAATGGATTTTTCAGAAGCATTAGCAGAAATGGTGAAATTTGTATTTAAGTTGTTGTTACAGTGGAGTAGAGCCGTGTCTTGATATGGTTGACGATAACAATGAGCAAGCACAACAACAACCATTTCGGTCTCAACAATGCTGGAGCACACAAAAAGACAACTTGTAAAGGGATACGTACATACTTTGGAATGAATAAAACAAgcgtttttttattgttctttgggTGAAATGAGTAGAACTAGCTAGCATTTTGTGATGGATGAGCATAAACTAGTTTTGTTGTTTCAAGTAAGAAAACATTTGATCCTCCTTTGTTGAGTGCTGATGAAGGATCTTGTGGCGGCTTCGGCCCAGGAATCTTTGGGCGTTGAAAGGGCTTCTGTATAAATTGGTGGCGTCTAACGAATGTTTAGAAGGAAAGATTGCTTATTATATGCCAATGAATTCATGaggtaaaaatattaaatattttaagcaACAGCTTCGATAGGAACTAATGAATGAAGTAGATGCACAATGGTATTATCCATTCGACGTGACAtgaaaacattaaggcaatgTTTGGTTAAGTAACTTAATTAAGTATTTCTTGAATAAGTTTTAAACAACTTATGAACATATCATAAGTTATTATCATAACTTCTCTCAACCATACTCTAAATATGATCATATTTGGTTTTAGTTATTAAAGAAatggttttaaattttataacttttagacGACTTAaatatgctttatatttatttatggtaACAGTGTGTTGTTTTAGTCATTGtaattttgagttttaaatCCTTGTAATATTTATTGTGACATGCTGCTTACGTGACTGTCAAGGTTAAatcaagtaaaataaaaaaaaattatttgaaagtattaaaaataaaaacaagttttatattttaggtaattatgtcatatataaaaaatctattaattttattgaagatTAATCTTAACTAAAAAATTTGGTTGAATATCATTAgaagagtcttttttttttctaactacCTTTCTTTTACATTCAAGACTTTGCTTAAACAATCTAAGTCCAAATATGTTTGTaaaagttattatattttacacaaactaaaataatcctctaaataataaaaaatattttttttatttatattttatttttttacgtaaatataaaaactattttttacgtaaacaaaaaataacaaaaaaagtttaaaaaattattctataaatatttaaattattttcataagatCTAATCTTTATTAAAGgaaactaattatattatatccaatcaattatcaattttattatagttggttatgcgattttttataatatactgTCGTTCCTTAAACAATAAACAACATATTGTCGTTAGGTATAAATTTAATACTTTATAATACGTAATCAACTGTTAATGTATTTCATttaagtaaacaaaaaataaaaagagaaatttaaaaaaaatgttatattattcTATAAGTATTTAACATATTGTTACAATGATAAAATTACCGTGGCGTACAAAATTACTGAGATTCTATGAATATATATTAGTGTGAAAAAGAATTCGATTTTTAGCTTAATATAGCTGGATTTCAAAATAAGAGTATTAAACAGATATTCATTATCATTGcaaaataaaagatgaattaCAAtcctatttaaaattgaatatagCTGAATTTCCAACCATAAAAAGGCATTTCTGCTTATAATTCaggaaattaaactaaatatagcTGAATTTGCAGCAATGATCCTAAGCAGAAATCCCATTCGTTCCTTTACTATGCTTCCCCTCAAGGTggattgtatatattttatacaattcTAACATGAAGCTAAAT contains:
- the LOC114419290 gene encoding RING-H2 finger protein ATL52-like, whose protein sequence is MELYPWLLITGTLVISFTFFTLTMLGWCINTNHTRSLPPAGLSFDDKFSPCMSLESHSITFHYKAAEGTNQTECVICLTSFEEEESVRKLHTCRHIFHTSCIDKWLGSHSGCPLCRTQIDKVNSPNSRVALEENDRMIMVIVNS